A region from the Toxotes jaculatrix isolate fToxJac2 chromosome 2, fToxJac2.pri, whole genome shotgun sequence genome encodes:
- the LOC121191124 gene encoding nuclear factor 7, ovary-like: protein MASVSYTEDLTCSICLAIFTDPVMLLCGHSFCRECITDALSTQPQCPHCRLAVPKEGNYLPTNHILKNLAEKEAAKLRSEPGNNKEVVELCLEHEEKLKLFCVTDQQLACIICRDGEKHEGHKFKPIKEAAASLRKELEAGMESLCGDTLAVESQANVQREEIKKTKEKSKQLKTQICRQFEEMHQFLREREDEIKKDLKHKEEDAVNKMTETLNAMETALSERRELEGKLTSVLDMNDSEMFLKCWTENNSEMTPEQLFRSRADELQVVCASFSLGPYESHLQFFIWKEMLQVIQPRAEQLSLKSDSGNITVSEDGRNLMYSPKIIQSPQYSLQYRQAGFRQTWETCHVPSYIEEVSERCAVAFSTNEFSSGQHYWEIDAGKRNYWKVGVKNYHLSYNQKKYETSSKKKLTFTGRPQKIGIYLDCQSKELSFYDADNMIHIHTECHISLPTTAHFEYKFSKAADHYPLRVCWKKKNAKSLRLKNRKTSDMASALYSEDLTCSVCLTIFTDPVTLLCGHSFCRQCITDVLSTQKQCPQCQTHVPREGTCLPTSHILKSLAEKAKEAEQKKTEHGREKAEVVELCLEHEEKLKLFCVTDQQLACIICRDGEKHEGHKFKPIKEAAASLKKELEAGMESLCGDTLALESQANAQREEIKKTKEKSKQLMAQICRQFEEMHQFLRKREDEIKKDLKHKEEDAVNKMTETLNAMETALSERRELEGKLTSVLDMNDSEMFLKCWTENNSEMSPEQLFRSRADELQVVNTSLSLGPYESHLQFFIWKEMLQVIQPREEQLSLRRNNTGITVSDDGRSLFCTPNSRNSQATASLFGSSGSFGQKNTFTFGTGLYTTYTNPAFSVSEFSSGQHYWEIDVGHRDYWELGINDYFLKYDGQKYSTCIPDITTELSYENRPRKIGIYLNCSSKRISFYDADNMARIRTMCCELMSIPLSAYFNIRYREPDPNPMTMCWY from the exons ATGGCGTCTGTTTCTTACACAGAAGATCTGACTTGTTCTATCTGTTTGGCAATCTTCACTGATCCTGTAATGCTCCTGTGTGGCCACTCTTTCTGCAGAGAATGTATTACAGATGCTCTGAGCACACAGCCCCAGTGTCCACACTGTCGGTTAGCTGTCCCAAAAGAAGGGAATTATCTACCAACCAATCACATTTTGAAAAATCTTGCTGAAAAAGAGGCCGCGAAGCTGAGGAGTGAGCCTGGAAATAACAAAGAA GTGGTTGAGTTGTGCCTTGAACACGAGGAAAAGCTGAAGCTGTTCTGTGTCACAGATCAGCAGTTAGCTTGTATCATATGCCGAGATGGGGAGAAGCACGAAGGACACAAGTTTAAACCCATCAAAGAAGCAGCTGCGAGTCTGAGGAAGGAGTTGGAGGCAGGTATGGAGAGCCTTTGTGGTGATACACTTGCTGTAGAGAGTCAAGCCAACGTACAGagggaagaaataaagaaaaccaaagagaaGTCAAAGCAGCTGAAGACCCAGATCTGCAGACAGTTTGAGGAAATGCACCAgtttctgagagagagagaagatgagatCAAGAAAGACCTGAAGCACAAAGAGGAGGACGCTGTCAACAAAATGACAGAGACATTAAATGCTATGGAAACTGCTTTGTCTGagaggagagagctggagggaAAGTTGACATCAGTTCTGGACATGAACGACTCTGAGATGTTTTTAAAGTGCTGGACTGAGAATAACAGCGAGATGACTCCTGAACAGTTATTCAGATCCAGAGCAGATGAGCTCCAAGTGGTGtgtgcttctttctctctgggGCCTTATGAAAGTCACCTACAGTTCTTTATCTGGAAGGAGATGCTTCAGGTGATCCAGCCCCGAGCAGAACAGCTGTCACTCAAAAGTGACAGCGGAAACATAACAGTGTCTGAAGATGGGAGGAATTTGATGTATAGTCCCAAAATCATCCAATCTCCGCAATACAGCCTACAGTATCGACAGGCAGGCTTTCGGCAGACATGGGAGACATGCCATGTGCCAAGTTACATTGAAGAAGTCTCAGAACGGTGTGCTGTTGCATTCAGCACCAATGAGTTCTCCTCAGGGCAGCATTACTGGGAAATAGATGCTGGAAAAAGGAACTATTGGAAAGTAGGGGTGAAAAATTATCACCTGAGCTATAatcaaaaaaaatatgaaacatctAGTAAAAAAAAGCTAACATTCACAGGCAGACCTCAAAAGATTGGGATTTACCTTGACTGCCAATCAAAGGAGCTGTCTTTCTATGATGCAGACAACATGATACATATTCACACTGAATGCCATATTTCACTGCCAACGACAGCACATTTTGAATACAAATTTAGTAAGGCAGCAGATCATTATCCCCTAAGAGTGTGCTGG aaaaaaaaaaatgccaagtCACTCAggctgaaaaacaggaaaacatcagACATGGCGTCTGCTTTGTACTCCGAAGATTTGActtgttctgtttgtctgacCATCTTCACTGATCCTGTGACTCTTCTCTGTGGACACTCTTTCTGCAGACAATGCATCACAGATGTTCTGAGCACACAGAAGCAGTGTCCACAGTGTCAGACACATGTTCCAAGAGAGGGGACATGTCTTCCAACCAGCCACATCTTGAAAAGCCTCGCTGAAAAGGCTAAAGAAGCAGAgcagaagaagacagagcaCGGACGGGAGAAAGCAGAG GTGGTTGAGTTGTGCCTTGAACACGAGGAAAAGCTGAAGCTGTTCTGCGTCACAGATCAGCAGTTAGCTTGTATCATATGTAGAGATGGGGAGAAGCACGAAGGACACAAGTTTAAACCCATCAAAGAAGCAGCTGCGAGTCTGAAGAAGGAGTTGGAGGCAGGTATGGAGAGCCTTTGTGGTGATACACTTGCTCTAGAGAGTCAAGCCAACGCACAGagggaagaaataaagaaaaccaaagagaaGTCAAAGCAGCTGATGGCCCAGATCTGCAGACAGTTTGAGGAAATGCATCAGtttctgagaaagagagaagatgaaatCAAGAAAGACCTGAAGCACAAAGAGGAGGACGCTGTCAACAAAATGACAGAGACATTAAATGCTATGGAAACTGCTTTGTCTGagaggagagagctggagggaAAGTTGACATCAGTTCTGGACATGAACGACTCTGAGATGTTTTTAAAGTGCTGGACTGAGAATAACAGCGAGATGAGTCCTGAACAGTTATTCAGATCCAGAGCAGATGAGCTCCAAGTGGTGaatacttctctctctctggggcCTTATGAAAGTCACCTACAGTTCTTTATCTGGAAGGAGATGCTTCAGGTGATCCAGCCCCGAGAAGAACAGCTGTCACTCAGAAGAAACAACACAGGTATAACGGTGTCTGATGATGGACGAAGTTTGTTTTGTACTCCCAACAGCAGAAACTCTCAGGCCACTGCTTCTCTTTTTGGGTCCTCTGGAAGCTTTGGTCAAAAAAATACCTTTACTTTTGGCACAGGACTGTACACTACCTACACAAACCCTGCATTCAGTGTCAGTGAGTTCTCTTCAGGGCAGCATTACTGGGAGATAGATGTTGGTCACAGAGATTATTGGGAACTAGGGATAAATGATTATTTCCTGAAATATGATGGCCAGAAATATTCTACCTGTATTCCAGATATAACCACAGAGCTATCATATGAAAACAGACCTCGGAAGATTGGGATTTACCTGAACTGCTCATCCAAGAGGATCTCCTTCTATGATGCAGACAACATGGCACGTATTCGCACTATGTGCTGTGAGCTGATGTCCATTCCACTGtcagcatattttaacattagaTACAGAGAACCAGACCCTAATCCTATGACAATGTGCTGGtactga